From a single Tenuifilum sp. 4138str genomic region:
- a CDS encoding acetyl-CoA carboxylase biotin carboxyl carrier protein, translating into MKDFKFKINGNEYVVHISNVDGNIAELEVNGTPYRVELDKELKQTKTPKLIRPEAVPATDSHPAVAKTVSPGSATSGAVKSPLPGVILDVLVKPGDHVKVGQRLIVLEAMKMENNIDSDKEGKVVEVKVRKGDSVLEGDTLIIIG; encoded by the coding sequence ATGAAAGATTTTAAGTTCAAGATAAATGGCAACGAGTATGTAGTTCACATCTCGAATGTTGACGGGAACATAGCAGAACTCGAAGTGAATGGAACGCCATACAGGGTGGAGCTCGATAAGGAGCTTAAGCAAACTAAAACGCCTAAACTTATTCGACCTGAGGCTGTGCCTGCAACCGACTCGCATCCCGCAGTAGCTAAGACAGTTAGCCCTGGTTCAGCTACCTCGGGTGCTGTTAAATCGCCCCTGCCAGGCGTTATACTCGATGTGCTTGTTAAGCCGGGTGATCATGTGAAAGTGGGACAGCGCTTGATAGTACTTGAAGCCATGAAAATGGAAAACAACATCGATTCCGATAAGGAAGGAAAAGTTGTTGAGGTTAAGGTTCGTAAAGGCGATTCGGTTCTTGAAGGTGATACACTTATAATAATTGGTTAG